A stretch of Gorilla gorilla gorilla isolate KB3781 chromosome 9, NHGRI_mGorGor1-v2.1_pri, whole genome shotgun sequence DNA encodes these proteins:
- the CALCB gene encoding calcitonin gene-related peptide 2: MGFRKFSPFLALSILVLYQAGSLQAAPFRSALESSPDPATLSKEDARLLLAALVQDYVQMKASELKQEQETQGSSSAAQKRACNTATCVTHRLAGLLSRSGGMVKSNFVPTNVGSKAFGRRRRDLQA, translated from the exons ATGGGTTTCCGGAAGTTCTCCCCCTTCCTGGCTCTCAGTATCTTGGTCCTGTACCAGGCGGGCAGCCTCCAGGCGGCGCCATTCAG GTCTGCCCTGGAGAGCAGCCCAGACCCGGCCACACTCAGTAAAGAGGACGCGCGCCTCCTGCTGGCTGCACTGGTGCAGGACTATGTGCAGATGAAGGCCAGTGAGCTGAAGCAGGAGCAGGAGACACAGGGCTCCAG CTCCGCTGCCCAGAAGAGAGCCTGCAACACTGCCACCTGTGTGACTCATCGGCTGGCAGGCTTGCTGAGCAGATCAGGGGGCATGGTGAAGAGCAACTTCGTGCCCACCAATGTGGGTTCCAAAGCCTTTGGCAGGCGCCGCAGGGACCTTCAAGCCTGA